Proteins found in one Elephas maximus indicus isolate mEleMax1 chromosome 11, mEleMax1 primary haplotype, whole genome shotgun sequence genomic segment:
- the TXNDC2 gene encoding thioredoxin domain-containing protein 2, with product MVIQSKEEFEAVLKEAGEKLVVVDFSATWCGPCKIIKPVFNALSFKYDDVLFLEVDADECEELIQECGIVCIPTFQFYRKEEKVGEFCGALKEELESTITELK from the coding sequence ATGGTGATCCAGAGCAAGGAGGAGTTTGAGGCCGTGCTCAAAGAGGCTGGGGAGAAGCTGGTGGTGGTGGACTTCTCGGCCACGTGGTGCGGGCCGTGCAAGATCATCAAGCCCGTGTTCAACGCCCTGTCTTTCAAGTACGATGACGTGCTGTTCCTGGAAGTGGACGCCGATGAGTGCGAGGAGCTGATTCAAGAGTGTGGAATCGTGTGcataccaacctttcagttttacagaaaagaggaaaaggtgGGTGAATTCTGTGGTGCCCTTAAGGAAGAGCTGGAATCCACCATTACAGAATTAAAGTAA